A portion of the Collinsella aerofaciens genome contains these proteins:
- the brnQ gene encoding branched-chain amino acid transport system II carrier protein: MPSSAPRGLRSDHVVTVGIALFSMLFGAGNLIIPPLLALQAGTATPLAMVGFLIAAIGLPVMGFIAVALAGTARELAGRVHPKFGEFFVAAVYLAIGPCLAIPRTSSTAFEMLVPLLPEGISLGTARLVFAVAFFVVAFALTLRPGVITRVLGRITGPALIALIVLVVGAAVISPLGPAAAPQAPYDAGAAVQGFLTGYQTMDLLASLAFGIIIAETIHELGVTDDKRVAFEISRSGVIAGVLMAIIYCGLALAGMQLGTVMPDATNGAAILARSASMHFGLAGTVVVFAIFFLACMNVCIGLISCCARYFCETYVVEGGAEASEEAMRRPFAILAFVFAAFSCVLSNVGLDVILMFSVPMLNALYPVAIVLVLMGLVHGFCDAHPQVWVWVGGVVAVQSVITSVRDAFFAGAWLPFDALPLADIGAAWAPVAVVAFVIGLVHSQFVAHSRS, translated from the coding sequence ATGCCCTCATCTGCACCGCGCGGTCTGCGCTCCGACCATGTCGTTACCGTCGGCATCGCCCTGTTCTCGATGCTCTTTGGTGCCGGCAACCTCATTATTCCGCCGTTGCTGGCGCTCCAGGCCGGCACGGCCACACCGCTTGCCATGGTTGGCTTTTTGATTGCCGCCATCGGCCTGCCCGTCATGGGCTTTATCGCCGTGGCGCTTGCCGGCACGGCGCGTGAGCTTGCCGGCCGCGTGCACCCCAAGTTTGGCGAGTTCTTTGTTGCGGCAGTGTATCTGGCCATCGGCCCGTGCCTTGCCATTCCGCGTACGAGCTCCACGGCGTTTGAGATGCTGGTACCGTTGCTACCCGAGGGCATCTCGCTTGGCACCGCGCGCTTGGTCTTCGCCGTTGCCTTCTTCGTGGTCGCATTTGCACTTACGCTGCGCCCCGGCGTCATCACGCGCGTGCTCGGTCGCATTACGGGCCCCGCGCTCATTGCGCTTATCGTACTCGTTGTCGGCGCCGCCGTGATCTCGCCGCTGGGACCGGCTGCTGCCCCGCAAGCTCCCTATGATGCCGGCGCTGCGGTCCAAGGCTTCTTGACCGGCTACCAGACCATGGACCTGCTTGCGTCGCTCGCCTTCGGCATCATCATCGCCGAGACCATTCACGAGCTGGGCGTGACCGACGACAAGCGCGTCGCTTTTGAAATTTCGCGCTCCGGTGTGATCGCCGGCGTGCTCATGGCCATCATCTATTGCGGCTTGGCCCTTGCCGGTATGCAGCTCGGCACCGTGATGCCCGACGCCACCAACGGCGCTGCCATCCTTGCTCGCTCGGCCTCCATGCACTTTGGCCTTGCCGGCACGGTTGTGGTGTTTGCGATTTTCTTCCTCGCCTGCATGAACGTGTGCATCGGTCTCATTAGCTGCTGTGCGCGCTATTTCTGTGAGACGTACGTAGTTGAAGGGGGAGCGGAGGCCTCCGAGGAGGCCATGCGCCGCCCCTTCGCGATCCTCGCCTTTGTGTTCGCGGCGTTTTCGTGCGTGCTTTCCAACGTGGGCCTCGACGTGATCCTTATGTTCTCGGTGCCCATGCTCAACGCCTTGTATCCCGTCGCCATCGTGCTGGTACTGATGGGCCTGGTGCATGGCTTTTGCGACGCTCATCCGCAGGTGTGGGTCTGGGTCGGCGGCGTGGTCGCGGTGCAGAGCGTAATCACTTCGGTCCGCGATGCGTTCTTTGCTGGCGCGTGGCTGCCGTTCGATGCGTTGCCGCTGGCAGATATCGGCGCTGCGTGGGCGCCGGTTGCTGTGGTCGCGTTTGTGATTGGTCTGGTTCATAGCCAGTTTGTCGCACATTCGAGGAGCTAG
- a CDS encoding PIN domain-containing protein produces the protein MSSTIIDETVILRYLLDDDEVLSPRAAKVIATRTARVYPEIITRVVVTLRDVYKVPRVEIAATMKRLLDDVMVDEPTVVALAVKLFGKTHMDFTDCLLAARTAIYNDDVVSFGKPIIQGMIDYRRKRQTAAEARDRAAEARCHGTDAIIDKLRHQSRH, from the coding sequence ATGAGTAGCACCATCATCGACGAGACCGTCATCCTGCGCTATCTGCTCGACGACGACGAGGTCCTGTCGCCGCGCGCCGCCAAGGTCATCGCCACGCGCACCGCTCGTGTCTACCCCGAAATCATCACGCGCGTCGTGGTCACGCTGCGCGACGTCTATAAGGTTCCCCGCGTTGAGATTGCTGCGACCATGAAAAGGCTGCTCGATGACGTCATGGTCGACGAGCCCACCGTTGTCGCCCTTGCCGTCAAACTCTTTGGCAAGACCCATATGGACTTTACCGACTGCCTCCTCGCAGCCCGAACCGCCATCTACAACGATGATGTCGTGAGCTTTGGCAAGCCCATCATCCAAGGCATGATCGATTACCGCCGCAAGCGCCAAACCGCAGCCGAAGCCCGCGACCGCGCCGCCGAGGCCCGCTGCCACGGCACCGACGCCATCATCGACAAGCTCCGCCACCAATCCCGCCACTAA
- a CDS encoding type II toxin-antitoxin system RelB/DinJ family antitoxin, with product MSSTQKRAILQVRIREEDKQHAERLYDAMGTSLAEAVRLFVAQSILMRKLPFQPVAVRSKDGTAAYGSLKAYGDPNRRSKERNAWIEYLATESDDSILGPEEVDIHE from the coding sequence ATGTCATCGACTCAAAAACGAGCCATCCTGCAGGTGCGCATTCGCGAGGAAGACAAGCAGCATGCCGAGCGTCTCTACGACGCCATGGGCACATCGCTCGCCGAGGCTGTCCGTCTATTTGTCGCGCAGAGCATTTTGATGCGCAAGCTCCCCTTTCAGCCGGTCGCCGTGCGCTCAAAGGACGGCACCGCCGCCTATGGATCGCTCAAAGCATATGGGGACCCCAATCGCCGCTCCAAGGAGCGCAATGCCTGGATTGAATACCTTGCTACAGAAAGCGACGATTCGATTTTGGGTCCCGAGGAAGTAGATATCCATGAGTAG
- a CDS encoding 4Fe-4S dicluster domain-containing protein — protein sequence MGNKRVVADSSRCIGCQTCMAACIEAHDIPGNIAAPRLRVTRTYEISAPVACHHCEDAPCAKACPTGALFFDPKNHRIGVNEDNCIGCKSCVMACPFGAVSVATTQVPVLMGDVRVGSQTKSFVLKCDLCVDRPGGPACAEACPTKGLTLVDEERLAELTAERARATIENEA from the coding sequence ATGGGCAATAAACGAGTCGTAGCCGATTCATCGCGCTGCATTGGGTGCCAAACCTGCATGGCAGCGTGTATCGAGGCACACGACATCCCCGGCAACATTGCCGCGCCGCGTCTGCGCGTGACGCGTACGTACGAGATCTCCGCACCGGTGGCTTGCCATCACTGCGAGGATGCCCCGTGCGCTAAGGCCTGCCCCACGGGCGCCTTGTTCTTTGATCCAAAGAACCATCGCATCGGCGTCAACGAGGACAACTGCATCGGCTGCAAGAGCTGCGTCATGGCCTGCCCCTTTGGCGCCGTGAGCGTGGCGACCACGCAGGTCCCCGTCTTGATGGGCGACGTGCGCGTGGGTTCGCAGACTAAGAGCTTCGTGCTCAAGTGCGACCTGTGCGTGGACCGTCCCGGCGGTCCGGCGTGTGCCGAGGCGTGCCCGACCAAGGGCCTCACCCTGGTAGACGAGGAGCGCCTGGCGGAGCTGACCGCCGAGCGTGCCCGCGCCACCATCGAAAACGAGGCGTAG
- the fdhF gene encoding formate dehydrogenase subunit alpha, protein MEKHKVICPYCGAGCQFNLLVQNGQVVGTEPLNGITNQGELCLKGMSGYDFINDTKILTPRVLHPMIRRTKGADLERVSWDEALDFTASKMQAIIDEYGPNAVMTTGSSRGGGNEANYVMQKFTRACIGTHSVDNCARTUHGPTVLGLMDTVGSGCMSCSIPGMEDAGCIFLFGYNPADSHPIVARRIVRAKEKGCKIIVADPRHIETARIADLYLPIKNGCNVAFLNAFANCLVNDGLYDKEFVAEHTNGFDEWWETIKNYTPESVQDITGVEPALIHQAAEMYATAKPSAIIGWGMGVCQQKQNLKTVHTIASIACVAGQIGKPNSGLAPVRGQNNVQGSCDMGMLPNLYPGYQKVTDPAARAKFAKAWGVPEEKLPLEEGYKLTDLGHLVDEGKVHCFYNYGEDPVQTEPDSAGMRKTLSELDLFICQDIFMTQTTMLADVILPATSWGEHEGVFTASDRSFQHFDAAVPPKGECRHDWEIFADLSTRMGYPMHYDNTEQIWNECISLCPNFVGATYEKMAPEGGYAQWPVKSTDVNDHGTADMFAGGKFTTKDGRANLMAHDWEAPSELPDDEYPLILCTVREVGHYSCRSMTGNCKTLALLADEPGFVRMNPADAQARGIKNGDIVSIHSRRGQVYSRADVSDRINKGTVYMTYQWWIGKCNELTMHKVDPVSHTPEDKFSACQVDAIADQVWAEGEVERQYTELKQALVDAAAPQDVEPGAAKFDDETHVNQIV, encoded by the coding sequence ATGGAGAAGCATAAAGTGATCTGCCCGTACTGCGGCGCCGGTTGCCAGTTTAACCTCCTGGTCCAAAACGGCCAGGTCGTGGGTACCGAACCGCTCAACGGCATCACCAATCAGGGCGAGCTGTGCCTTAAGGGCATGAGCGGCTACGACTTCATCAACGACACCAAGATCTTGACTCCTCGCGTACTGCACCCGATGATCCGCCGCACCAAGGGCGCGGATCTTGAGCGCGTAAGCTGGGACGAGGCACTGGATTTCACCGCATCTAAGATGCAGGCCATAATTGACGAATATGGTCCTAACGCTGTCATGACCACCGGCTCTTCGCGAGGCGGCGGCAATGAGGCGAACTACGTCATGCAGAAGTTTACGCGTGCGTGCATCGGCACCCACAGCGTGGACAACTGCGCCCGTACTTGACACGGCCCTACTGTCCTCGGTCTGATGGACACGGTTGGTTCAGGTTGCATGTCATGCTCCATCCCCGGTATGGAGGATGCGGGCTGCATTTTCCTCTTCGGCTATAACCCTGCCGATTCGCACCCCATCGTCGCAAGGCGTATCGTGCGAGCCAAAGAAAAGGGTTGCAAGATCATCGTCGCCGACCCGCGCCATATCGAAACCGCGCGTATCGCCGATCTCTACCTTCCGATCAAGAACGGTTGCAATGTTGCGTTCCTCAACGCCTTTGCCAACTGTCTGGTCAACGATGGCCTCTACGACAAGGAATTCGTCGCCGAGCACACGAACGGCTTTGACGAATGGTGGGAGACCATCAAGAACTACACTCCCGAATCCGTACAGGACATCACGGGTGTCGAGCCCGCGCTGATCCACCAAGCTGCCGAGATGTACGCCACGGCGAAGCCCTCTGCCATCATTGGCTGGGGCATGGGCGTATGCCAGCAGAAGCAGAACCTGAAGACGGTGCACACCATCGCCTCCATCGCCTGCGTTGCCGGCCAGATCGGCAAACCCAACTCCGGCCTCGCGCCCGTGCGCGGTCAGAATAACGTCCAGGGCTCTTGCGATATGGGCATGCTGCCCAACCTGTACCCTGGCTATCAGAAAGTCACCGACCCCGCCGCTCGCGCCAAGTTTGCCAAGGCTTGGGGCGTGCCCGAGGAAAAGCTCCCGCTCGAGGAGGGCTACAAGCTCACCGACCTGGGCCACCTGGTCGACGAGGGCAAGGTGCACTGCTTCTACAACTACGGCGAGGACCCGGTGCAGACCGAGCCCGATTCGGCCGGTATGCGCAAGACGCTCTCCGAGCTGGATCTGTTCATTTGCCAGGACATCTTTATGACGCAGACGACCATGCTCGCCGACGTCATCCTGCCCGCTACCTCTTGGGGCGAGCACGAGGGTGTCTTTACCGCGTCTGACCGTAGCTTCCAGCACTTTGACGCGGCCGTTCCGCCCAAGGGCGAGTGCCGCCACGACTGGGAGATCTTCGCGGACCTGTCTACGCGCATGGGTTACCCCATGCACTACGACAACACCGAGCAGATCTGGAATGAGTGCATTAGCCTGTGCCCCAACTTTGTGGGCGCGACCTACGAGAAGATGGCTCCCGAGGGCGGCTACGCCCAGTGGCCCGTCAAGAGCACCGATGTGAACGACCACGGTACGGCCGACATGTTCGCCGGTGGCAAGTTCACCACCAAGGACGGCCGCGCCAACCTGATGGCGCACGACTGGGAGGCGCCTTCCGAGCTTCCCGACGATGAGTACCCGCTCATCCTGTGCACCGTCCGCGAGGTTGGCCACTACAGCTGCCGCTCGATGACCGGCAACTGCAAGACGCTGGCGCTGCTTGCCGACGAGCCCGGCTTTGTCCGCATGAATCCCGCGGACGCCCAGGCGCGCGGCATCAAGAACGGCGACATCGTCTCGATTCACAGCCGCCGCGGCCAGGTATACAGCCGCGCCGACGTGAGCGACCGTATCAACAAGGGCACGGTCTATATGACCTACCAGTGGTGGATCGGCAAGTGCAACGAGCTGACCATGCACAAGGTCGACCCGGTCTCGCATACGCCCGAGGACAAGTTCTCCGCCTGCCAGGTTGACGCCATTGCCGACCAGGTCTGGGCCGAGGGCGAGGTCGAGCGTCAGTACACCGAGCTCAAGCAGGCTCTGGTCGACGCCGCCGCTCCCCAGGACGTTGAGCCTGGCGCCGCCAAGTTCGACGACGAGACGCACGTGAATCAAATCGTGTAG
- a CDS encoding 4Fe-4S dicluster domain-containing protein, whose translation MNRFIDINPERCIGCGTCQSACADAHRMQGLQDTPRLALVKTGGISAALACHHCEGAPCAEVCPVNAIEHDGDRIHVKEQECIGCRLCAIACPFGAIHPDGTSIAGVAGMCDPTPSYPKSLSSLLTWAPGQYTCAVKCDLCAFDPDGPHCVAACPTKALTVMGGAADRELDEAKRLRSIENGPVVDVTAVPQGLSEKAEGSVNNG comes from the coding sequence ATGAACCGCTTCATCGACATCAACCCGGAGAGGTGCATCGGCTGCGGAACATGCCAGTCCGCCTGTGCCGACGCCCACCGGATGCAGGGTCTTCAGGATACGCCGCGCCTGGCGCTCGTGAAGACCGGCGGTATTTCGGCCGCCCTTGCCTGCCACCATTGCGAGGGTGCCCCCTGCGCCGAGGTTTGCCCGGTGAATGCCATCGAGCACGATGGCGATCGCATCCACGTCAAGGAGCAGGAGTGCATCGGGTGCAGGCTGTGCGCCATCGCGTGCCCCTTCGGAGCCATCCATCCCGATGGCACGTCTATCGCCGGTGTCGCAGGCATGTGCGACCCGACGCCTTCGTATCCTAAGTCCCTGAGCAGCCTGCTTACGTGGGCTCCCGGCCAGTACACCTGCGCTGTCAAGTGCGACCTGTGCGCCTTCGATCCGGACGGCCCGCATTGTGTGGCGGCGTGCCCCACCAAGGCGCTGACCGTCATGGGCGGCGCGGCCGATCGCGAGCTCGACGAGGCCAAGCGCCTGCGCTCGATCGAAAACGGTCCGGTCGTCGACGTTACCGCTGTGCCCCAGGGCCTCTCCGAGAAAGCAGAAGGGAGCGTAAACAATGGATAG
- the hyfB gene encoding hydrogenase 4 subunit B, with protein MDSMTLFIASLAVSCIGALASVLLIKADNAAKTAGCLIGAVAAVLSFIAGLEAVLGDVSSLNTVFFFPFARLELLLNGLAGLIVVLISILAFAGFIYGLSYFDEYPGKVGRAGFFMNTFVASMMLVITADNVFWFLVAFELMSLTSYFLVVIEENKNSIRGGWLYFVIAHVGFVLIMASFLLMTNGVGGSFSFSDFRTHDFGPAVSSACFVLAFFGFGAKAGIIPLHSWLPQAHPEAPSNVSALMSGGMIKIGILGILKVGLDLLAGSGVQLWWGLMVLVFGSISSVLGVVYALHEHDIKRLLAYHSVENIGIILLGVGASMTAHALGNDVIATIALMAALYHTLNHAMFKGELFLGAGSLLYATGTRNMEKMGGLFRRMPVTAVCFLIGALAISAIPPLNGFVSEWFTYQSLFNISTLSDPVVMVFAVASAAALAITGALAVTCFVKAYGVSFASSPRSQEAANAKESPAPMLFSQMLLAAICVVLGIGSPVIAPVLGDVAQSVLAGSAVTATSGVSLVNEISGAATSTPAIAIALVVLTGLAFALRSCLGAKAPAKKTDPWACGYEPNEHMPVVATSFASDVELFMGPLYTLREVCTKICWSIAHVFQKLTGVAQGVEPLPDRFLVDAPSEGADKLAGLASKIEGGNYSVYICYIVAALVVFLVLAVVMV; from the coding sequence ATGGATAGCATGACGCTGTTTATCGCATCGCTTGCCGTCTCGTGCATCGGTGCGCTCGCCTCGGTTCTGCTGATCAAGGCCGATAACGCCGCCAAGACCGCCGGCTGCCTTATCGGCGCCGTCGCGGCCGTGCTGTCGTTCATCGCGGGCCTCGAGGCCGTGCTTGGCGACGTTTCGTCCCTCAACACGGTCTTCTTCTTCCCGTTCGCCCGTCTCGAGCTCTTGCTCAACGGCCTTGCGGGCCTGATCGTGGTCCTCATCTCGATTCTCGCCTTTGCGGGCTTCATCTACGGTCTGTCCTACTTCGACGAGTACCCGGGCAAGGTCGGGCGCGCCGGCTTCTTTATGAACACCTTCGTCGCCTCGATGATGCTCGTCATCACCGCCGACAACGTGTTCTGGTTCCTGGTCGCCTTTGAGCTCATGTCCCTTACGAGCTACTTCCTTGTCGTTATCGAGGAGAACAAGAACTCCATTAGGGGCGGTTGGCTCTACTTCGTCATCGCGCACGTGGGCTTCGTTCTCATCATGGCGAGCTTCCTGCTCATGACCAACGGCGTGGGCGGTTCCTTCAGCTTCAGTGATTTCCGTACGCATGACTTTGGACCCGCCGTCTCCTCCGCGTGCTTCGTCCTCGCGTTCTTCGGATTTGGCGCGAAGGCCGGTATCATCCCGCTGCACTCCTGGCTGCCCCAGGCGCACCCCGAGGCGCCGTCCAACGTGTCCGCCCTCATGTCCGGCGGCATGATCAAGATCGGCATCCTGGGAATCCTCAAGGTCGGTCTCGACCTGCTCGCGGGTTCGGGCGTCCAGCTCTGGTGGGGCCTCATGGTCCTGGTCTTCGGATCCATCTCGTCGGTCCTGGGTGTCGTCTACGCCCTCCACGAGCACGACATCAAGCGCCTGCTTGCCTATCACTCCGTCGAGAACATCGGCATCATCTTGCTCGGTGTCGGCGCGTCCATGACGGCGCACGCCCTGGGCAACGATGTCATCGCGACGATCGCGCTCATGGCCGCCCTCTACCACACGCTCAACCACGCCATGTTCAAGGGCGAGCTGTTCCTCGGCGCGGGCTCCCTGCTCTATGCCACGGGTACGCGCAACATGGAGAAGATGGGCGGTCTGTTCCGCCGCATGCCGGTCACGGCCGTCTGCTTCCTCATCGGTGCCCTTGCCATCTCGGCCATCCCGCCGCTCAACGGCTTCGTTTCCGAGTGGTTCACCTACCAGTCCCTGTTCAACATCTCGACGCTCTCCGACCCGGTCGTCATGGTGTTCGCCGTCGCCTCCGCGGCCGCCCTCGCCATCACCGGTGCCCTGGCCGTCACGTGCTTCGTGAAGGCCTACGGCGTCTCGTTCGCGAGCAGCCCTCGTTCCCAGGAGGCCGCGAACGCCAAGGAGTCCCCGGCTCCGATGTTGTTCTCGCAGATGCTCCTCGCGGCCATCTGCGTGGTACTGGGAATCGGCTCCCCGGTCATCGCCCCGGTTCTGGGCGACGTCGCCCAGAGCGTGCTTGCCGGCTCCGCCGTCACAGCCACCTCGGGCGTGTCTCTCGTGAACGAGATTTCCGGTGCCGCCACCTCCACCCCCGCGATCGCCATCGCGCTCGTGGTCCTCACCGGCCTCGCGTTCGCGCTGAGGTCCTGCCTCGGCGCCAAGGCCCCCGCTAAGAAGACCGACCCTTGGGCGTGCGGCTACGAGCCCAACGAGCACATGCCCGTCGTCGCCACGAGCTTCGCGTCCGACGTCGAACTCTTCATGGGCCCGCTCTACACCCTGCGCGAGGTATGCACCAAGATCTGCTGGTCCATCGCGCACGTGTTCCAGAAGCTCACCGGTGTCGCCCAGGGCGTCGAGCCCCTGCCCGACCGTTTCCTGGTCGATGCACCGAGCGAGGGTGCCGACAAGCTGGCCGGCCTCGCCTCCAAGATCGAGGGCGGCAACTACTCCGTATACATCTGCTACATCGTCGCGGCGCTCGTGGTCTTCCTCGTGCTCGCCGTGGTCATGGTCTAG